A single window of Drosophila suzukii chromosome 3, CBGP_Dsuzu_IsoJpt1.0, whole genome shotgun sequence DNA harbors:
- the byn gene encoding T-related protein isoform X2 yields MTTSHILSAVDPTTGLSGNVSGGGGGGGGGTGGSGSPQHVTHNGHGHGHVGLGGVVAVTAGGSSASGNGGHRVVGGAGSPNELDRNLRISLDDRELWLRFQNLTNEMIVTKNGRRMFPVVKISASGLDPAAMYTVLLEFVQIDSHRWKYVNGEWVPGGKAEVPPSNPIYVHPESPNFGAHWMKEPISFAKVKLTNKTNGNGQIMLNSLHKYEPRVHLVRVGSEQRHVVTYPFPETQFIAVTAYQNEEVTSLKIKYNPFAKAFLDAKERPDTLYPHDTHYGWLIPPPTHYTTAAAAVAAPPLSIAQGHGLVASCPSVSSAASVGPSSGASCDRYGRSLPGRSVAPTRTTPYSRPRVVSGSGSNGSAGNASSTSPQPPSAPQTPTSLHSSSTGSVSTSVSSSSAGGLGSTSSAGCFSSSYAQSGFMPVEASPTASVFSYPSSWQSNGNYWNATSVPGPMPMNVCSGRNISSHNSPSPTNGSPSYTTSSPSYTIHHLTPHSHQYNMTQPDIYGTGVGVGGGAGASGSPQATYGAAAHQVYHPTPTSPTHQLYTNAVLNAPSALSYPASGWHNGSGAEYGLYQNAAAAYYQPEYIPLEIGYQ; encoded by the exons ATGACCACATCGCACATCTTGTCCGCCGTGGATCCAACAACCGGACTCAGTGGCAATGTGTCgggtggaggaggaggcggtggTGGAGGAACTGGTGGCAGTGGTTCCCCACAGCATGTGACCCACAATGGACACGGGCATGGTCACGTTGGATTGGGGGGCGTGGTGGCGGTGACCGCAGGCGGTTCCAGCGCATCCGGAAATGGCGGACATCGCGTGGTCGGCGGAGCTGGCAGTCCCAATGAACTGGACCGCAATCTTCGCATTTCTCTGGACGATCGGGAACTTTGGCTGCGATTCCAGAATCTTACAAACGAGATGATCGTCACCAAGAACGGCAG GCGCATGTTCCCCGTGGTGAAGATCAGTGCCTCGGGTCTGGATCCCGCCGCCATGTACACCGTCCTCCTGGAGTTCGTTCAGATCGACTCACATCGCTGGAAGTACGTCAACGGTGAATGG GTTCCTGGTGGCAAAGCGGAGGTTCCCCCTTCAAACCCCATCTACGTACACCCCGAATCTCCCAACTTTGGGGCCCATTGGATGAAGGAACCTATTTCGTTTGCCAAAGTTAAACTGACCAACAAGACCAATGGCAATGGACAG ATAATGCTAAACTCTTTACACAAGTATGAACCACGTGTGCATCTGGTTCGTGTGGGTTCCGAGCAGCGTCACGTGGTCACCTATCCCTTCCCAGAGACCCAGTTCATCGCGGTGACCGCCTATCAGAACGAAGAGGTCACCTCACTGAAGATCAAGTACAATCCCTTCGCCAAGGCCTTTCTCGATGCCAAAGAGCGACCGGATACGCTGTATCCCCATGACACCCACTACGGCTGGCTGATCCCACCGCCCACACATTATACAACTGCAGCTGCCGCCGTGGCTGCTCCCCCACTTTCCATCGCCCAGGGTCATGGTTTGGTGGCCTCCTGTCCCAGCGTTTCCTCGGCCGCATCAGTGGGTCCTTCCTCGGGCGCCAGTTGCGATCGTTATGGAAGATCCCTACCCGGACGCAGTGTGGCACCCACTCGCACTACGCCATACAGTCGACCCAGGGTCGTTTCCGGTTCCGGTTCCAATGGCAGTGCTGGAAATGCCTCATCTACGTCGCCCCAGCCACCGTCGGCTCCTCAAACGCCCACCAGCCTGCACTCCTCGTCCACGGGATCCGTGAGCACCAGTGTGAGCAGCTCCAGCGCCGGCGGACTGGGTTCCACCTCAAGTGCCGGCTGCTTCAGCAGTTCCTACGCCCAATCAGGGTTTATGCCGGTCGAGGCCAGTCCCACGGCATCCGTGTTTTCGTACCCCAGCAGCTGGCAGAGCAATGGCAATTACTGGAACGCCACCAGCGTTCCAGGACCCATGCCCATGAACGTGTGTAGTGGCCGCAACATCT CCTCCCACAACTCGCCGTCGCCCACGAACGGATCCCCGAGCTACACGACCTCCTCGCCCAGCTACACCATCCACCACCTGACGCCGCACAGTCACCAGTACAACATGACCCAGCCGGACATCTATGGCACCGGCGTGGGCGTTGGAGGCGGGGCCGGGGCATCGGGATCCCCGCAAGCAACGTACGGAGCAGCTGCCCACCAGGTGTACCATCCCACACCCACCTCGCCCACCCACCAGCTGTACACGAATGCAGTGCTCAATGCGCCCTCGGCGCTGAGTTATCCCGCCAGTGGGTGGCACAATGGATCTGGGGCGGAGTACGGACTGTACCAGAATGCCGCCGCCGCGTACTACCAGCCGGAGTACATTCCTCTTGAGATCGG CTATCAATGA
- the byn gene encoding T-related protein isoform X1: MTTSHILSAVDPTTGLSGNVSGGGGGGGGGTGGSGSPQHVTHNGHGHGHVGLGGVVAVTAGGSSASGNGGHRVVGGAGSPNELDRNLRISLDDRELWLRFQNLTNEMIVTKNGRRMFPVVKISASGLDPAAMYTVLLEFVQIDSHRWKYVNGEWVPGGKAEVPPSNPIYVHPESPNFGAHWMKEPISFAKVKLTNKTNGNGQIMLNSLHKYEPRVHLVRVGSEQRHVVTYPFPETQFIAVTAYQNEEVTSLKIKYNPFAKAFLDAKERPDTLYPHDTHYGWLIPPPTHYTTAAAAVAAPPLSIAQGHGLVASCPSVSSAASVGPSSGASCDRYGRSLPGRSVAPTRTTPYSRPRVVSGSGSNGSAGNASSTSPQPPSAPQTPTSLHSSSTGSVSTSVSSSSAGGLGSTSSAGCFSSSYAQSGFMPVEASPTASVFSYPSSWQSNGNYWNATSVPGPMPMNVCSGRNISSHNSPSPTNGSPSYTTSSPSYTIHHLTPHSHQYNMTQPDIYGTGVGVGGGAGASGSPQATYGAAAHQVYHPTPTSPTHQLYTNAVLNAPSALSYPASGWHNGSGAEYGLYQNAAAAYYQPEYIPLEIGYATHPLEPVEVSKTLDDPQAAMYKPSDEQGSVITLECASSALKSSHDIKIESSSLEHSVERGAVSVSGGSAVVSVPTAVVNGAPSVSADTWTPLTPPQSTLQ, from the exons ATGACCACATCGCACATCTTGTCCGCCGTGGATCCAACAACCGGACTCAGTGGCAATGTGTCgggtggaggaggaggcggtggTGGAGGAACTGGTGGCAGTGGTTCCCCACAGCATGTGACCCACAATGGACACGGGCATGGTCACGTTGGATTGGGGGGCGTGGTGGCGGTGACCGCAGGCGGTTCCAGCGCATCCGGAAATGGCGGACATCGCGTGGTCGGCGGAGCTGGCAGTCCCAATGAACTGGACCGCAATCTTCGCATTTCTCTGGACGATCGGGAACTTTGGCTGCGATTCCAGAATCTTACAAACGAGATGATCGTCACCAAGAACGGCAG GCGCATGTTCCCCGTGGTGAAGATCAGTGCCTCGGGTCTGGATCCCGCCGCCATGTACACCGTCCTCCTGGAGTTCGTTCAGATCGACTCACATCGCTGGAAGTACGTCAACGGTGAATGG GTTCCTGGTGGCAAAGCGGAGGTTCCCCCTTCAAACCCCATCTACGTACACCCCGAATCTCCCAACTTTGGGGCCCATTGGATGAAGGAACCTATTTCGTTTGCCAAAGTTAAACTGACCAACAAGACCAATGGCAATGGACAG ATAATGCTAAACTCTTTACACAAGTATGAACCACGTGTGCATCTGGTTCGTGTGGGTTCCGAGCAGCGTCACGTGGTCACCTATCCCTTCCCAGAGACCCAGTTCATCGCGGTGACCGCCTATCAGAACGAAGAGGTCACCTCACTGAAGATCAAGTACAATCCCTTCGCCAAGGCCTTTCTCGATGCCAAAGAGCGACCGGATACGCTGTATCCCCATGACACCCACTACGGCTGGCTGATCCCACCGCCCACACATTATACAACTGCAGCTGCCGCCGTGGCTGCTCCCCCACTTTCCATCGCCCAGGGTCATGGTTTGGTGGCCTCCTGTCCCAGCGTTTCCTCGGCCGCATCAGTGGGTCCTTCCTCGGGCGCCAGTTGCGATCGTTATGGAAGATCCCTACCCGGACGCAGTGTGGCACCCACTCGCACTACGCCATACAGTCGACCCAGGGTCGTTTCCGGTTCCGGTTCCAATGGCAGTGCTGGAAATGCCTCATCTACGTCGCCCCAGCCACCGTCGGCTCCTCAAACGCCCACCAGCCTGCACTCCTCGTCCACGGGATCCGTGAGCACCAGTGTGAGCAGCTCCAGCGCCGGCGGACTGGGTTCCACCTCAAGTGCCGGCTGCTTCAGCAGTTCCTACGCCCAATCAGGGTTTATGCCGGTCGAGGCCAGTCCCACGGCATCCGTGTTTTCGTACCCCAGCAGCTGGCAGAGCAATGGCAATTACTGGAACGCCACCAGCGTTCCAGGACCCATGCCCATGAACGTGTGTAGTGGCCGCAACATCT CCTCCCACAACTCGCCGTCGCCCACGAACGGATCCCCGAGCTACACGACCTCCTCGCCCAGCTACACCATCCACCACCTGACGCCGCACAGTCACCAGTACAACATGACCCAGCCGGACATCTATGGCACCGGCGTGGGCGTTGGAGGCGGGGCCGGGGCATCGGGATCCCCGCAAGCAACGTACGGAGCAGCTGCCCACCAGGTGTACCATCCCACACCCACCTCGCCCACCCACCAGCTGTACACGAATGCAGTGCTCAATGCGCCCTCGGCGCTGAGTTATCCCGCCAGTGGGTGGCACAATGGATCTGGGGCGGAGTACGGACTGTACCAGAATGCCGCCGCCGCGTACTACCAGCCGGAGTACATTCCTCTTGAGATCGG CTATGCCACCCATCCGCTGGAGCCCGTGGAGGTGTCGAAGACGCTGGACGATCCCCAGGCGGCCATGTACAAGCCGAGCGACGAGCAGGGCTCGGTCATCACGCTGGAGTGCGCCAGTTCCGCCCTGAAGAGCTCCCACGACATCAAGATAGAGTCCTCATCCCTGGAGCACTCGGTGGAGCGGGGCgccgtttccgtttccggcGGATCTGCGGTCGTCTCGGTGCCCACCGCCGTGGTCAATGGAGCCCCTTCCGTCAGCGCCGACACCTGGACGCCCCTCACTCCGCCCCAGAGCACGCTGCAGTGA